A genomic window from Engraulis encrasicolus isolate BLACKSEA-1 chromosome 14, IST_EnEncr_1.0, whole genome shotgun sequence includes:
- the slc32a1 gene encoding vesicular inhibitory amino acid transporter codes for MATLIRGKISNKITNAANTVSHKSQAKVSGMFARMGFQAATDEEGLGFAACDDLDYDHRQGLQMDIMKNEEMGGGGEGSGDMGGDGTMDGDSHYQRDGTGPPPSSSKDGELCAELAKGDSPKITAWEAGWNVTNAIQGMFVLGLPYAILHGGYLGLFLIIFAAVVCCYTGKILIACLYEENEDGQLVRVRESYVDIANACCAPRFPTLGGRVVNVAQIIELVMTCILYVVVSGNLMYNSFPTLPVSQRSWAIIATASLLPCAFLKNLKAVSKFSLLCTLAHFVINVLVIAYCLSRARDWAWDKVKFYIDVKKFPISIGIIVFSYTSQIFLPSLEGNMSNPAEFHCMMNWTHIAACILKGLFALVAYLTWADATKEVITDNLPGGIRAVVNLFLVAKALLSYPLPFFAAVEVLEKSFFQDGGLAVFPNCYGGDGRLKSWGLSLRCALVVFTMFMAIYVPHFALLMGLTGSLTGAGLCFLLPSLFHLRLMWRQLQWHQVFFDVSIFVIGGICAISGFIHSMEGLIEAYQYNIED; via the exons atggcaaCGTTAATCCGCGGCAAGATTTCCAACAAGATCACCAATGCAGCCAACACCGTCTCCCACAAGTCCCAGGCGAAGGTTAGTGGGATGTTTGCGAGGATGGGGTTCCAGGCCGCCACCGACGAGGAGGGGCTGGGCTTCGCCGCATGCGATGATTTGGATTATGACCATCGGCAGGGGCTACAGATGGACATCATGAAGAACGAAGAaatgggaggagggggagaaggcaGTGGGGACATGGGCGGGGATGGCACCATGGACGGGGACAGCCACTACCAGAGGGACGGTACAGGACCTCCACCTTCCTCCTCGAAAGACGGCGAACTGTGCGCCGAATTGGCTAAAGGGGACTCGCCAAAAATCACCGCCTGGGAGGCAGGTTGGAACGTCACCAATGCCATCCAG GGAATGTTCGTTCTTGGGCTACCCTACGCCATCCTGCACGGCGGATACCTCGGACTGTTCCTCATTATATTTGCCGCGGTGGTGTGCTGCTACACGGGCAAGATCCTCATCGCATGTCTGTACGAAGAGAACGAAGATGGACAGCTGGTGCGAGTAAGAGAGTCGTATGTGGACATTGCCAATGCCTGCTGCGCGCCCAGATTCCCCACCCTCGGCGGTCGAGTAGTGAATGTAGCCCAGATCATAGAGCTGGTGATGACCTGTATTCTGTACGTGGTTGTGAGCGGCAACCTGATGTACAACAGCTTCCCCACTCTGCCGGTGTCGCAAAGATCCTGGGCCATCATCGCCACGGCGAGCCTCTTGCCCTGCGCCTTCCTCAAGAACCTCAAAGCGGTGTCCAAGTTCAGCTTGCTCTGCACGCTCGCCCATTTCGTCATCAACGTGCTGGTGATCGCCTACTGCCTGTCCAGGGCGCgagactgggcctgggacaaagtcaagtTCTACATCGACGTCAAGAAGTTCCCCATCTCCATTGGGATTATCGTGTTCAGCTACACCTCCCAGATCTTCCTGCCCTCGCTGGAGGGCAACATGTCGAATCCGGCCGAGTTCCACTGCATGATGAACTGGACGCACATCGCTGCTTGCATCCTCAAAGGCCTCTTCGCCCTTGTGGCCTACCTCACCTGGGCAGACGCCACCAAGGAAGTGATCACGGATAACCTGCCGGGTGGCATCAGGGCGGTGGTGAACCTCTTCCTGGTAGCCAAGGCGTTGCTCTCCTACCCCTTGCCATTCTTCGCTGCTGTTGAGGTCTTGGAGAAATCCTTTTTCCAGGACGGAGGGCTCGCCGTGTTCCCGAACTGCTATGGCGGCGACGGGCGCCTGAAGTCGTGGGGCCTCTCTCTTCGGTGTGCCCTTGTGGTGTTCACCATGTTCATGGCCATCTACGTGCCCCACTTCGCCTTGCTCATGGGCCTGACGGGAAGCCTCACGGGCGCCGGCCTCTGCTTCCTGCTCCCCAGCCTCTTCCACCTAAGGCTGATGTGGAGACAGCTCCAGTGGCACCAGGTGTTCTTCGATGTGTCGATCTTTGTCATTGGGGGGATATGCGCTATATCCGGTTTCATCCACTCAATGGAGGGCCTGATTGAAGCCTATCAGTATAACATTGAAGATTAG